One part of the Musa acuminata AAA Group cultivar baxijiao chromosome BXJ1-5, Cavendish_Baxijiao_AAA, whole genome shotgun sequence genome encodes these proteins:
- the LOC135674329 gene encoding pentatricopeptide repeat-containing protein At3g24000, mitochondrial-like: MPAASFPPAMDPARLHARLIKASSTDRALHNNLITLYSLSPSTLPSALRLFRCLPFTPTAASWTAIISAHSNDPAAALRLLVSMLRRPKIPSQATLSALLKTLSSSLPSFLFSGLQIHALAHKIALPRLPFAGSALVHFYCKARRPRDALNAFEEISDQDEVCYGALVVGLAQNHCAADALSVFATMRSDSAVSSTMYSVSGALRAAAHSAALEQSRIIHAHAVVAGLETNLVVSTALVDAYGKSGIASDARKVFEGMVTDANLIMWNAMLGGYAQQGDSERATQLFNEMLRQDFRPDEYTFLALLTACSNAGLADESERWIELMTSRYGVVPGLEHYTCLVGVMARVGRLADAERLALTMPCEPDAAVWRTLLSGSVVHHAVDMATVAGRRLLELDHRDDSAYVMLANIYSSTGKKDETAKVWTEMRDHGVKKEGGRSWVEVRGEVHVFIAGDRKHERMAEIHAKLMELMEEVGKLGYKETDEDLWYHSERLAVAFGVVSGSVPKGKSLRVVKNLRICGDCHEFFKYVSRVIGREIVVRDVNRYHMFQEGCCTCKDYW, encoded by the coding sequence ATGCCGGCGGCCTCCTTCCCGCCGGCAATGGACCCAGCCCGCCTCCATGCACGACTCATCAAGGCCTCCTCCACCGACCGCGCCCTCCACAACAACCTCATCACCCTCTACTCCCTCTCACCTTCCACACTTCCCTCCGCCCTCCGCCTCTTCCGCTGCCTCCCCTTCACCCCCACCGCGGCCTCCTGGACCGCCATCATCTCCGCCCATTCCAACGACCCCGCCGCTGCCCTACGCCTCCTCGTCTCCATGCTCCGCCGCCCCAAGATCCCCTCACAGGCCACCCTTTCCGCCCTCCTCAAGaccctctcctcctccctcccatcGTTTCTCTTCTCCGGCCTGCAGATCCACGCCCTCGCCCACAAGATCGCCCTCCCTCGCCTCCCCTTCGCTGGCTCTGCACTAGTCCACTTCTACTGCAAAGCCCGCCGTCCGCGGGATGCCCTCAATGCGTTCGAAGAAATTTCTGATCAAGATGAGGTTTGTTACGGTGCGTTGGTCGTTGGTCTGGCGCAGAACCATTGTGCGGCCGATGCCTTAAGTGTCTTTGCCACAATGAGGTCAGACTCTGCTGTTTCGTCGACAATGTATAGTGTATCTGGCGCCTTACGTGCAGCGGCTCACTCGGCCGCTCTAGAGCAGTCAAGGATCATACATGCTCATGCAGTTGTTGCTGGACTGGAGACCAATTTGGTGGTCAGTACCGCCCTGGTTGATGCTTATGGGAAATCGGGTATCGCCTCTGATGCTAGGAAGGTGTTCGAGGGAATGGTAACTGATGCTAATCTAATCATGTGGAATGCAATGCTAGGGGGATATGCACAACAGGGCGACTCCGAAAGGGCAACCCAGTTGTTCAATGAGATGTTGAGACAAGACTTTCGGCCTGATGAATACACCTTCCTTGCACTGCTCACTGCGTGTAGCAATGCTGGGTTGGCTGATGAGTCCGAGAGATGGATCGAATTGATGACCTCTCGATATGGGGTTGTGCCAGGACTTGAACATTACACATGCTTGGTTGGTGTGATGGCTCGTGTGGGGCGTCTGGCGGATGCAGAGCGCCTTGCCTTGACAATGCCGTGTGAGCCTGATGCAGCAGTCTGGCGGACGCTGCTTTCTGGTTCTGTAGTCCATCATGCAGTGGATATGGCCACGGTTGCTGGCCGGCGGCTCTTAGAACTTGACCACAGGGATGACTCAGCCTATGTCATGCTGGCTAATATATATTCGTCAACAGGGAAAAAGGATGAGACAGCCAAAGTTTGGACAGAGATGAGGGATCATGGAGTAAAGAAGGAAGGTGGCAGGAGTTGGGTTGAAGTGAGGGGCGAGGTGCATGTGTTCATCGCAGGGGATAGGAAGCACGAAAGGATGGCAGAGATACATGCCAAGCTGATGGAATTGATGGAGGAAGTCGGCAAACTGGGTTACAAAGAGACGGATGAGGACCTTTGGTACCACAGTGAGAGACTAGCAGTGGCATTTGGAGTAGTGAGTGGATCAGTGCCAAAGGGAAAGTCACTGAGAGTGGTAAAGAATTTGAGGATATGTGGTGACTGCCATGAATTTTTCAAGTATGTGAGTAGGGTGATTGGTAGGGAGATTGTGGTGAGAGATGTCAACAGATACCATATGTTTCAGGAAGGATGTTGCACGTGCAAGGACTATTGGTGA
- the LOC135674330 gene encoding RPM1 interacting protein 13-like, with translation MELTGPEHVLVDISSDEEYSGPDRLVSSSFDWVDKLHDRVDERQVEESDDVVFVDEFSVPVAKRRKPNSDSYVPGTCGGSDGGGDDCLVLDSGPDKPVAVVHDKDSGGEEEDDLLVVAEKGQLACRDYPHSRHLCANFPFSTSPHQKYCDLCHCYVCDSPAPCDYWGNGDLGTDHCHSTDKGRWKSMRQSFKQKNMLTVPPQKFTSYNSSLNIPPPQDSLRLHHFNPVPLRPNLLQPCSATISNPDAIHQRNQYRPSALSYRQRPLQQQTKFYQFVSRVQHVQKEGQHSGALTTQLMNSRSRFRRSGMAQAGFASMNDHSDNTISSNNHVTRAVPQKSTHATVTLQIPCPPEGQQRSQDLLIKTSVVSVGQMQTTAPSQFQPAKLQCSVCPTLTAADFSQKSWQDILASVASELGVSNCSDSCIMDNQQAPMLPSSSQPCDESFSEINANVDVHSAAAMTTNLSPLDHGSSLSSNTMSQIPEHVEGEDPDLVSNTAAGENWLDSLLASIEN, from the exons ATGGAACTCACGGGACCGGAGCACGTCCTTGTCGATATAAGCTCCGACGAGGAGTATTCCGGCCCGGACAGGTTGGTCAGCTCCTCCTTTGACTGGGTCGACAAGTTGCACGATCGCGTGGACGAACGGCAGGTGGAGGAATCGGACGACGTGGTGTTCGTGGATGAGTTCTCGGTCCCCGTGGCGAAGAGGCGGAAGCCGAATTCTGATTCGTATGTTCCGGGGACGTGCGGTGGCTCGGACGGCGGCGGTGACGACTGCTTGGTGCTGGATTCTGGCCCGGATAAGCCGGTTGCAGTCGTGCACGATAAGGATAgtggtggagaggaggaggatgacCTTCTAGTGGTCGCCGAGAAGGGGCAG TTGGCATGCCGGGATTACCCACATTCACGACATCTATGTGCTAATTTCCCTTTTAGCACCTCACCACATCAAAAGTATTGTGACCTg TGCCATTGTTATGTCTGTGACTCTCCAGCCCCCTGCGATTACTGGGGCAATGGTGATTTAGGTACCGACCATTGCCATTCTACTGATAAGGGAAGGTGGAAATCAATGAGACAGTCCTTCAAACAGAAGAACATGTTGACTGTGCCGCCTCAGAAATTCACATCATATAACTCTTCTTTAAATATCCCACCACCTCAAGATTCATTACGACTACATCATTTCAATCCAGTTCCTCTCAGACCAAATTTACTCCAGCCTTGCTCAGCCACTATCTCAAACCCAGATGCAATCCACCAGAGAAACCAATATCGACCTTCCGCTCTCTCTTATAGACAGAGACCTCTCCAGCAGCAAACCAAATTCTACCAATTTGTTAGTAGGGTACAACATGTACAGAAAGAGGGTCAGCATTCTGGTGCATTGACCACCCAACTTATGAATTCTCGTTCAAGATTTAGAAGGTCTGGGATGGCACAAGCTGGATTTGCTAGCATGAATGACCATTCTGACAACACTATTTCCAGTAATAATCATGTTACCAGGGCTGTGCCACAAAAATCTACTCATGCAACAGTGACATTACAGATTCCTTGCCCTCCAGAAGGACAACAGAGATCTCAGGACCTGTTGATAAAAACATCAGTTGTCTCAGTAGGTCAGATGCAAACTACTGCACCATCTCAATTTCAACCAGCAAAACTGCAGTGTTCTGTATGCCCTACGTTGACAGCAGCAGATTTTAGCCAGAAGAGTTGGCAGGATATATTGGCTAGTGTGGCATCTGAACTTGGAGTTTCGAACTGTAGCGACTCTTGCATCATGGACAACCAACAGGCACCTATGCTTCCTTCTTCATCACAACCATGTGATGAGTCATTTTCTGAAATCAATGCAAATGTAGATGTTCACTCTGCTGCTGCAATGACTACTAACCTTAGTCCATTAGATCATGGCTCTAGTCTGTCTAGCAATACAATGTCTCAAATTCCAGAACATGTGGAGGGAGAAGATCCTGACCTTGTAAGCAATACAGCCGCTGGGGAGAATTGGCTGGATAGTCTTTTAGCATCCATAGAGAATTGA